GCTGATGATGGAACTAGCTTGGATCGATGAAACTCTTGGGAAGCAGAgtggaaaaatttggaaaattagtAGCCTTACACCATGTCAGCACTGAAGAGGCTGATGATGGAACTGGCTTGGATCTTGTACACTCCATCCTTATGGTGCAATGTGGCAGCAGCCTCTCCAGTGATGGAAGCACTCTCCTGGGATAAAGGTGTTACACCCTGGCAAAGACTCCTGAAGATGATGTATACTCACTGCTAGGACAGCTCCtagaaacatgaaaatgttttggcCCAGCTCATTGAAGTTGAAGACACCAGAATTGTCATGTCAGACAATGAAGGAAGGGGCCAAAACACTCGGAGAAGCGGGCTTGCTGGAATGGACATGCCAAATAGTGCTGGAAGAGCACTATATGGTGTTTCATGGAAGGTTCAGAGGATCACAACTATAAAGAGTGTGCTGGTGAGAGAGTTACCAGCACCATTAAGAAATTTAGTGATATCCTTTGTTTGACAAGGAGGATAGTAGCAAGAGCCCACTAGTAAGCAGTAAGGATGATAGGACACCAAAACAGTAGAGTCTAGGTGGAGGTGCTCAACTGTCAGAAGACAGGAGACACAATTATTGCAATAAGCAGCTATATCAGCGGCAGTCAATGGGTGTTTCACTTGAAGAAAGGCATGGGGGTGGTTTCTGGAACACAATGTTCCTGTGTGCTGGGTGCTCCATGGATgatggatgagaaaaaaaaaaatgatcttgCTTTGCTTatagaggagaaggaggaagctgTGCTCCTCACCTCTTGAGTCTCCTTGGAAACATAATGGGTATAGGTCCTAATTTCAAGCCtttagtatttaaataaaatctctaaAATTCAGATATACTAATGTGCCTTGGCTTTTATGACCTAGAGGTGTCTCAGATTTCTGGAACTTTATCTCTCCCAAAATATAAGTGTGTAGGAAGGTAACACTCCAGTCTCCCTGACACACTCGAGTGTACATTAGAGACCTTGCTGGGCTGTGGTCATTTGACATTCTCAGGGGAATGAGATACGCGTTATTATACTTTCAGATCAGATCAAATAACTGGTTACAGAGCTAATTATCATGCTATGTGGCATCTTAGAACACTAGGTCTCTTATAAGGACTTTCTCCAGGGAAGCTGTTTCCCCAGAGTTCTATGCAATTAGATCACATGTATAAATTTCTATACCACAAGtaacagtcaagatacagaacagatTCATCACAAGTTTCTCATCAGCAATTCCCTCCAGGTTATTCTTCATCAAGACTGTTTTAACTATTTCAGTGCATGTGTTCACTTGTGGGTCACTTGAACATTTTTAGAGTTATTTTTTGACTTGCTTATGGTGTTATTGAGTACATCAATTTACAGTTTTCTAAGTGGTGTTCTAGGtgttataatatacatatatctcaTGAGTGTGattccagagctttgggaggccaaggcaggaggatggcttgagctcaggagtttgagaccatactgggcaacacagtgagatttgtctctacacacacaaaaaaaagttatccaggatggtgacacacacctgtggtcacagatactcaggaggctgaggtaggagaatcgcttgagccctggaagttgaggctacaatgaaaatcaatcaaaccactgcaccccagcatagtcaacagagtgagaccttgtctcaaaaaaaaaaaaaacccaaaaagcaaaacaacaaacaatatACACATGCATTTCATCAGTACACAGCTGTTGACATTTCGTGACATAGAGTGAAATAGGTAGAAAACTTACCTATGTTTAGAACCCCTTACCCTCcatgttttaaatatgtaattttcttaACTATTCCCTCTACACATGGTGGGCACTTTATTAGATGATttacaatttttgctttaaacCATCAAATGAACAACCCTTCATttgagaatgtttttatttcctcatcaTTAGTAAAGAATATTCTCCAGATATATAGTTCAGGGTTgacacctatttttttttttcctagcactTGAAACATGTAGTGTCAttttcttctggcctccatgcCTCCAGGTGAGAAATCAACTGCTATTTGGATTGGAGTTCCCATGTAGGTAGGGAATAGTTTATCCTGTTGGGAATTTGTTCAACTTATTGAAACTTTAGCTTTCTATCTTTTGTCAAGTTTAGGaaaatttcaattattattaggttaaaagtaatgtcaaaaactgcaattacttttgcaccaacctaatatttatgTGAATACTTTTTCAACtcactctttttcttctctccatctATGCTCCAGTGATATAAGTGCCAGATCTGTTGTTGTCATCAAATGTGTCTCTGATATTCTGTTTAATCCTTTTTGTGTCCATTTTTCTCTGTTATGCAGTTTcagtaatttctattgttttatcttCAGGTTTGCTGATTCTTTTGTCTGTCATATTCATTCTGCTATTGAGCTCAACCAGTGAGTTTTTGttctgattattttaattttagttctatGTTGCCCATTTGGTCGTTTTagtaccttttatttctttgcaggCATTTCATGTTCTCatgcttttcatttgtttccagaaCATTTGGGTTTGCTTGTGGGAGCCATTTTAGGATGACTGCTTTAAAACCCTTGTCATATAATTTCTACATCTTACTCGTCAGCCTGTTGGCCTTTGTTGATTTACCTTTTCTCTTTCAAGTTGTGATTTTCCTGGCTTTTGGTATGACTGATTTTTTTATGATATTCTGGATAATTTGAATAGTGTGTTTGCAGtctctgggttttatttttattttatattttagcaggTTGTCACCCTGTTTTGGTTTAGAGTTTAAAGTCCCTGGCCTACTTCTATGAGCTGTGGATCCAATGGCAATTCAGTTTTTAGTTGCTGCAGCACTGTTCTGTTTGGCTATACTTAATTGGTGCAGCTGGGTCTTCTGCTTCATCACTGTAAGTGCCACCTGTGGGTCTCAAGGGTGTGTTGTACACCTGGTGCTGCTAAGTGGGGGAGGAAAGCTTTCCCCTGGCTGCCCTGCGAGTGTGGCCCATGGGTAGGGTACAGTTGCACTTCCCTGGTTGCTTAGGGAAAAGGGCAGGGGTAGGAGGATGAGAGAGACTCTCATAGGGCAGATGGCCCACTCTCTGGCTCAGTTGCTTTTTTACGTGATCTCAGTGATCATTGGTAGTTTCTTTGCTGCCTATTATGCAAAGATATTCCAGGCTCCTCTTAACATTCCTTGCCACAGACTGGAATCAGCCATTCCCTATAGGGAGTCCTGATTTTCTTTAATGGGAAATGGTATTTGGAAACAATATGAGCAGAGATTTAATGTTTACTTATTATATGAATGGCACTTCATCATTTCACGTATTAAATAACTGAGGATGTACTTGCCCAAATGCACAGATTAGATTTGTTCCCATTTTTAGGCACTCATACATGCCCCATACACTCCCTTTTACAACACTTTTAACCCTTAGGCTTCATTGTTCAATGTTTATTCTTCTTGTTAGATGAAATCTGTAATGTTCAGGAGTCATCTGTCAGACAAGTAAAGAAAGGGGAAGCTATGCTTTCATTTCCTGTCTAGGCATCAGATTAGTgattaggagttctttatatccCAGAGATACGGATTCTAAATCAATTTTACTTAACCACAGCTACATATTAGAATAATTTGagaaactttttgaaaaatactgatgCTAGTCCCTAATTCCAGAGATTCCGAGTCAATTGGTCTAAGATGGACCCAATACTTCTCAAAAGCTTCTCAGTTTCTAGTATATATCCAGGATTGAGAACCAATGATCTAGATTAAAGACTCATTCCTGAATAAAAACTTAATCTAGAATAGCTCCAAgcatgagaaatacattttctaatgcATACTATATTCCCCCTCCTGGAAACTGTGTAAAAAGCTCAACTGAGtatataaaaaagcaaattaataacTTCTCCCCAATTCAGCTCCCCCCAGCTCTCTCATGCCTGTGAGTGGGCTCACAATATAATAGGTTTAAATCCTTGGAATCAACCTTCTGAATCTACTGGAGAATCAACTTTCGTTAATCTCTCAAGTCCATTTTTTTGGCGGGGAGGTTTCTTgggtctttgttgcccaggctagagtgcagtgccatgatcatagctcgctggGCTCACACAGCTCTTCTGtccaagcctcctgagtagatgatgttcaataaacatttgttaaataacaCATAAATAAGTGGATGAAACTCATATAAAAAATAACCCAGTTTTGGAGGGCAGCTTATGGGTCTTAGAAGGCTCAGCATAGAGTAGGAGGCAGACATTTCAGAGGCTACTAGGATAGGCCAGTGATTCCAAGGGGCTGCCTGCTGGGTAACTCGCAGTTGTTCAATACCTTAGGCTTTTGCCAACTACCTGGACAAAGTGAAGGGTATATTTATAGTGAGACTCGATTGTATGTTGTTAACATCACAAGATGGGCCGAATTCACAAATAGAGCATTTCTGATGGTAAGACAATAGGACTTAGAGGGGGCAAATGCGTGTTATTTTCCTTGATAAAAATATTGTGCCCCCCCTTTCTATTTTCTAGAAGGAGAAAATGGATAATTCACTAGAGAAGACGGTATCGTTGTATCACTATCCAGCTGGCAGTGGCAATGAGGGAGAGGATAGGACATGAGATCTTGGGGTAATTCGAATAGCTTTAGTGTAAGTAATAAATTACGTCTGATCTGACATGGAGGGGAGGTGTAGACCAACATACGGTTAAATTTCAAGTCAGAAAAAGGCCTTAAGGAGCCTTTATAGAAATTTGTATCATTTATAGAACATGATTTGAGATGATGAAAGGTCAATGAAGTCATCCAAGACCAAACAGTTAGGAGGAAAGCCAGGACTGAAGGCAACATCTCCTAACACCTAGGGTCAGAAGATGATGAAGATAAGAAAGAAGAATCTCCAAAGTAGACTCTAACAGGCCACCAGTATGAATGCTGAAAACTTGCTTCTACTtcagattttgtttaaaaagtcttGTTTCAATTAGGAGCTGGAGTGAACTAAAATTActtttaaggacttttttttaGCCCCTCTAAATAATTGTGATATAGGAGACTGCACCAAATGTGTACAAAGTCATAATcaggtctttttattttatattatgttttaaaatctgtagttttaaaaacttatttttctggGACTTTGTAGTTCTCTCTGGAAATGAAATGTGggaaatatttactatgtatGTTGTTATTTAATGGAAATTTTGCtatacaaatgaaaatgtaaaaaggaagttattataaaatagaaCACTATGTAGGTTAGATTTTTTCTGAAGGATAAATTTGGACTTAATGTTGATTAACAGAAACCAGAACATGTGGCATTCATTGTGTATGTTCAAACTCTGTGAACACGAACAAATGAGTTTGAGACAGCAATTGCTCTGCATGGGTTCAACCCAAATTGTTCCTTGCACTTAAGTCCTAGCTTACATTTTGTGCCCATGGCCATCATCTATGCCTGGGACATTTTAACCTACATAGAGTAATGTGATTTGCAATGCTTTCTTGACCTTGATGTTTTCaaatttcatgttaatttttattggaaCCCGTTAGCATGTATTTCCCACCCCTAATTCACCCTCAACATACACATTTATGAGCTTTGAAGGCCAACTTTGGATgatttacacattaaaaaaataattttgaatatccTATCATTGttattacttctttaaaaatcatttcaatcaCGTGGTATCTTCTAATGAAATGATCAGAAATACAAATGGCAACTAAGCTAAAGAAATTTTTCAGACTTTCCCAAGTCTGCAAAACTGCCAttggcttttctctttctgttctttactCTGGGCACAAAGTACTCTTGATAAGTGGTATTGGCCCAAAATTCTAATATAAATGCTGAGGTAAACTGTACCGTGGACTTAGCCACGCCTAGTTAAACCAATGGTCATGTATGGAGCACAATTTGGATGCATGCAGCACAGCATAAAATTTGTGTTGAGTGAGGTCACTGAAGAGCCAAATAAAGCAACTATGACCTATAGGtcaatatatattaaaacatatccTTTTTTCTTCATCCTTATCATAGAATCCATGCTGATAACTAGTTGAATACAAGATTCAAAGTCAAAATGATTTCCCAAAAGCTAGATAAATTTTGTCACAGTTTTCCCAGTTGGAAAGACAGTTTCAGGAAAGCTTGTATGCATCATATCATGTACTAATAGCAAGTAAATACCATCTACatctgggaaactgaggcccacagaggttaagtgacttggctAAGACCATGCAACTCTTGTGGCCCTCAATCTGACGCTGAGCTGCTATTCAAAGCCATGTGTGTCTTGTTCTATAGTCCCACTCTCAACTACTGTCTACCAAGCTATGCTACAATTCTCCGAAAAAGTTTCCTAATGAGGGTGCAATGAAAAATCTAGAGATATAAAAGATCTTAAAGATTATCTAAATAAGAAGACTTACAAAGATAAAAGGGACCCAGAGAGTTTCAATAATTctcccagctccatccattttCAGGCCCCAAAAGAGTGTGATTCCTGACACCATCCTTCTACTGTGTTCTCTTCAGCTCCACGTGCGGCACTGCACTATCAGAGGCTGTTTTCAATTACTTCTTTCAGTAATACCTACTGCTCTAAATTCTATCACTAGGCTTTTAGTCTTATCTGGTTTATGCTTTTAACTGCCTCTATATGACAAACTGATAAACCAACACTGCAGTTTGGCTCCAAAATACATAATGCAGTACCTCTTTTAAATAGGTAACTATAGTTTTCCAAGCAAACATAAGAGCAGAATCACCACATATTCTCTGACTTTAGATCATTTAAATAAGATACAATGGCTGTTTTTACTGTTTTGGAACTTTTCTTGAGGTGACAGTATAAAAATTGTAGAAACAATAATTATCATTATCCCAAAGCTTCCTGGATCTCTCTCAAGAATGTCTGTTCTAGGAGAATGTTAATGATCAAATTTAAGCTCTCTAGATACAATggttaaaatgaagataacatcCACGGGCCCTAATATTATATTCAGATACAGTCTCTTTTCTGGCTCTTAATAATTCCCCCCACACTATAGATTTGTGATAAAGCAAAAATGTATAATCTCCAGAAATGTGTCCCCAAGACGACAACTCGATGTGATGTTGCCCTGACATATCTacttattctttccttcattcgTTCCCACACTCACTATAGGCCCTTCTGCCCTATATACATCCAAAGGCACTAATGCTTATTATAATCAAGGCATGAAAGGCCAAAGTTCTTCTGAGAGTGTATATAACTACATGTCTAAAGACATCTTGAGAGAGTAAGATGAGAGATACAGAGCACATAGTTGGAGCACAATGACAGCCACTTGTCACTTAGAGACTGACTTCATACAACAACTGTTGGTCAGCTGTTTAGTTTGAAAAATGCAGACCTTCTTTAGGTGATTGGAATGAATATAATTGGAATCACCTGGCTGGCTCAGTCAGTAAACATGAGACTCTTAATGGATATTATTCTATTGATTTCTTTGATTTACAAAAGACCTGTGTACAATGGTAGAATCTCTTTTCCAAGAAAAacaatttacatttgtttttgagCTATGATATATATTGCCCCAAGACTTACGTGAGGTGCAGCATTTCCACTTGGCATTTGCCTATCCTCCAGTAATGAGATGGTTTATTTTGATTTCACCGCATAATTGTCTTGAGGCACCATATATATTTAGTTTAAGAGAGGGCCCCCAAAAGCCAAATTTAGACAGTGATATCCTAAATTGACCAGCACAATTTAATACTTTGCCATTACACTTAAAGCATTTACACAGTTGcaaatatacttattttaagcataattttatataataatttgacAGACAAAAATATATGTTCTAGAACCATTATATGCATCTGTCTATGAAGTAGCAAACTTAACAATAAATTATACATCATACCAGTGTAAATTTACATGAAggctaaaacagaaaaagaaatcataatttatgtttaaaatataatgttaatttattatttccaAGTAAAAAGAGGAATAGCCATTTTATTAGATTCACTTATTTTAAGCTTATATTCATTTCATATTCACATAAAATTCATTACTTGTAAGTGTATCAATGAAGCTGTATTTTGATGCTAAGTGTTGGAAACAACTTGTTGTTGATATTGCAGTCCAGCTACAAGCTTGCTGATTTGAATATGGGTGGGCAAAAGAAGCATTtaaattactcaataaatatgttacaATCATATcaaaagtatgaaaataaaatatatgttttcttctaatgtttTATCCACAGATATTGCCTTCCAAGGTTAATATAGCCATTGTctaaatgttttgtttattttattttcatttgagagCAGATTTTGAAAATCAGGTCTACTGATTGAAGCTAGAAGGACACGTAAATGTCTGCGTTACTCATTATGTCAAAACAGAGCACATGATGGGTACAAAGTATACTCTTGCACATTTCACAGCTTTGTGATACAACTGTCTTGGAAATTGGGTGGAAATTCATGCATAAATGTGCATAAGTAAAGACCTTGTGACCACTGTTTCCTTCCTTGCAATCTTAAACTTTTTTGTACTTAAAAATCATGTTGCTAACATTTAGCACATTTGTGGATTAATAACAAACTAGTCTTTTATATACTTACTTTGAGGGTAGGTGAGGAATAAGGGgttaaatacaatataatatcatttattggcttaaattatttaaattatctagTTTTAGTATTTTGAACAGGGCAAACATTTTCCCCGTTTCTGTCTATTGTGAGAAATTGAATTACATGGAAGAAATTTTTACTGTTAACCCTTTTTCCCCCACTGGATTTAAGTGCGGTTGTTGGGACAATTGTTGCCCAACAGAATGGTACAATGTAAAGAGACCTGTAGAGAGACTATGCCTCCCTGTTGCATTATATGACAGTATGAGTGAGGTGTTTCCTGATGCACATGGTGGAAGTCTATGCCTCAGCAGGTTGAGACAGATGATCAGGGTGACAGGATGGATAAAATCCACCATTCAGGTAGCATGCTGGGGAGCATGGTGCATCTGGAATAATGGTGTTTGCCAGGAATTGTAGTCTCCAGCAATTAATTACTTTTATGTGTCAAATATTTTAGTATCTGCggtttttctttaatgaatttcttgcccctttctcttttttcaatcAATACCTGAGAATCGTGGACTCCCATACTTATTGGTTCCAAATATATACTCCTTCCATGTACTCCATAGGGTACTGAATAGATTCTGagaaaatagatgaataaaagtAATTCTCTTTTCATTTAGATATATATGATAGTCAGTGAAGATTTTGAATGCAATGTAATATTCACCATCAAATTTTGATAAAGCACTGAAAATATGAgacatgtaaaattatttaatttcctcttttaaaaattatcctagaCATTAAATTCATGTTTAATGATAAAGATGTATTATTTGATGCTTTGAGACAATTACAATTAAATCTTATAAAAGGAATTCTAGGGTCAAGATACAACTTTTATTCTTAATGCTAAACACTAAGTTAACTTCCTTTTGTTCATGAGTTgcaaaaaagaagtatttttgaaaaagaagtgcTTTAGTTTCAACAATTCAGACTGACTTTCTTTATGGGATCAGATTCCCTGATCTCTTTTCAGCTCATCACTTCACTTTGCTTTTGTAGACATGGCTCCAGTTATTTCTATAATGTGTGACTGGTGTGAAAACACTTGAAATGGACACaaatcaatacacacacacacacacgtgtatgagtgtgtatgtgtaacAGCAGAAAAGGAGCAAAATAGTATTTAATGACCAATCTCATGAATGTTAGCTAGACATCAAACGTTAAAATCGATGGCTTCTTCACTTTAggactgattttattttctgctttcttctacattttaaaattcactatGTACTTTTTGTAGTAGTTATTTGTCTAGTCTCTAAGACTGGCTTATGTGAAAAAGTGCCAAAGAGTAGATCCTGTAACACTAAATCTTTCCTATTAATGAATATCTAAAAATTAGTAgagtttgttttttctcattttactacTATCAGGAGGTGTTGTGGGGGCTTCCCATAATAAGTATGCAatgaaatatatgtaattttagcAGTGTGCCTCTCATTAACCATAATAGATGCTGTGTAGCTACTTCTCCTTACATAAGGCCCAATTTCACTTCTAATATTAACTTATGTATTAATTTAGATATTACTTATTTTATCATGGGGCAAAACTTTATATACTtgagataaagataaaaatgtactGTTCTTCCCATTACTTTCTGTTTAATGAACTTATTGCTTTAAGGTTGCTTAATAATCCTTCAGGTACTCTTGTTTATGCATATAGTAGCTATGGAAACATACAAATTAGCCCAGTGCTCTTCTACAAAGATAGATTCTGTTTTCCTATAATCTTGCACATAAATAAATGCCAATacataattttttgtgtgtcttctttgccAGTGCTCAGAATATTACATGCCATTAATAGAAGAATAACAAATTGCATATTCAGCAAATGTTATAGCTCAGAACATGAAAGAAGGGGTTAATCATCACactaagaaaaattagctggttaaTTCATTGCACCATTCAAGGGAGTTACTGAAGTTATTCTCATAGCTTCAGTGCCATAATGAAACTAGACTCATCAGTGCATTAGCAAACAAAGTTTGTATCAAAACTAtccaatttcctttttcttaggCTTTTTCACATCTACTTCCTTTTatcataacaaatataaaaactctATTTGGCCCTTTGTTCTCTAAGTGgaactttacttattttttataccTAGCAAAACTATCTAGCATCAAAATCAATACTACTATGGATGAGAAACAAAGTTGTTGCTTTCATAGGTGCTTCCTTCTAGCTTGGCTTGTATTTGTGCAATTGCacttttatatgaatttttaccCTCCTGaacattgtttatatttttaatatatttttgtatgctgCATACCATCTCTCCAGAACTACCCTATTATAGTGTTCTGTTTGCGAAAGCAGTATTTTATTTAGATGAGGTCACTGTAAATTATCTTCAGTCCCAGACCCTTCTGGACTGGAATCAACATCAAGGAAGGCCTCTTTATTGGTGAAAGTTGAGCTGAGGGTCATGCTCTGTCGCGGCTTCACAAGTGCAAGTTcatctaatttaatattttcatttttgacaaGAATTGTCTTATCCATGTTTTCTTCACTGTGTCTTGCAACAACAGCATCAAATACATCTAATTTAGGTGGCAAGGTTCCACTTTCAAACAGATATTTGGCTAGATAGGAGATGCAAATGTTGGTTAAGAATGAAGTAACCATGGCAAGTGTTTTAAATGGGAATTTCTGATTATATATACCATTATCATCAGGGTAATAGCCAGGGTAGAAGATCAAGGGCTGAAGATACAGATATGGCTCCCCTCCAGTTATTCTCAGGAAGAGGCCAGAAACATAACCTGCCACAGCCCCATAGGTGTTGGTTCCCTTAACAAAGAGTACACAAAGCAGCTGGGGGAAGATAACGATGTAAACAAGGTCAGAACTGAGGTACCAGAGCCCATACACAGTCTTTGTCAGCAAGGCCATGGCTGTTGCAGATGCTCCAAACACAAACACTGTGATTCGCATGACCCAAACGATTTCTTTGTCCGAAGCctgtaagaaattgccacagtgtCAGCTTTTTGCACAGTGTCTTGGCTCATTTAGGCAAAGGATGAGACATATTTTTTGCTTCAAAACTGGTCCAAAGAATTCCCCTGGTTCAAATGGCTCAATCGATGGGAAAACCCAACTACAGCTACAGCACCCAAAGCAAACAATCAAGGTGACTTCCTGGGTGGACCTTTGGGAGGGGCTTCTGTGTACCAGATGCATGACACACAGGCCACCTGAGCCTTTTCCTGAATGCATAGGGGGAAAGGCAGGATGAGCTAACATGGTGTCAGAGAGGTATAATAAAGCAAGGGAGGATTTCCTCACTTTACATATTAGGGAAGAGTTCTTATGTGGTTTATCTCTTTGTGGAAGTGCTACCATCCTTAAAGCTAACCACCTTCTGGTGCTCttgaaaagacacatgcacatatatgtttattgcagcactatttacaatagcaaagtcatggaaccaacccaaatgcccatcagtgatagactggataaagaaaatgtggcacaggtacaccatggaatactatgtggccataaaaataaataagatcattcctttgcagagacatggatgaaggtggaagccatcatcctcagcaaactagcacaggaacagaaaaccaaacactgcatgttctcactcataagtgggagttgaacaatgagaacacatggacacagggagggagcaacacacactggggcctgttggggggtggggtgggtggtgcAAGGAAGGAACTTAGAGGacggtcaataggtgcagcaaaccaccatggcacacatatacttatgtaacaaacctgcacgttctgcacaagtatcccagaacttaaagtaaaatcaaaaacaaaaaggaaaatgcctTGTCCAAGGAGTTCCtttggttaattaaaaaaatcaaatcaaatcaaaacaaaacaaagcaaatgcaAAAACACTGGGattgttttgttaaataaaacCTAGAGCGAGGCAAAGCTTTAATCAAAGAAGAAGCATGCTGTTTTGCAGCCACTTTgattcaataaagaaaatcaaattgaGAGGATATCTTCCTGCAAAGGTGGACTTGGGGGTGCAAGTATAAAACAGTTCAGAAGTTACAAAAATATGTGTCGAACAACTTACCATGCCCTGCTTCCACCAAGATTCTCCAGTGTCACAGAGAATTTAATTATACTAAAAGTTTTGCTGGATAGTTTAGGTTTCATTACTCTTTCAGCAGAAAGACAAGAAGGTTAAACGATAGCCGTGTGACTGTACCTCTTGGGAAATAATTATATTGATTTGTTCCCTTTAGTATTGACATGAATAAGAACATGTATTGATAGCATCCATTCAGCATAGGTATAATTTGTTATTTAATCTCATATGCTTAAAGTACAGTCAGATTTAACGtagaatattaataaatatataatactgtATATACAACAAATACAACATCAGCAGCAGCAAGAGCAATGCTAGTAAATGACAGATTGAAAGAAACTGTTCTTACATTTTGTCTGAAGGAAAGCTGGTAGATGTTCCGTGCAAACATGGAACTTGCTGACAAGATGGAAGAATCTGCTGATGACATAACAGCAGCAGAAACTGCACCAAgaccaaagaaagaaatatacacaGGGCAGAGATACTGCAGAACAATTGGTAAAATCATGTCTGCCTCTTCTGTAGTCTTGGGATCTGGAAGC
This Nomascus leucogenys isolate Asia chromosome 14, Asia_NLE_v1, whole genome shotgun sequence DNA region includes the following protein-coding sequences:
- the SLC5A7 gene encoding high affinity choline transporter 1 isoform X3, giving the protein MLGGIPWQAYFQRVLSSSSATYAQVLSFLAAFGCLVMAVPAILIGAIGASTDWNQTAYGLPDPKTTEEADMILPIVLQYLCPVYISFFGLGAVSAAVMSSADSSILSASSMFARNIYQLSFRQNASDKEIVWVMRITVFVFGASATAMALLTKTVYGLWYLSSDLVYIVIFPQLLCVLFVKGTNTYGAVAGYVSGLFLRITGGEPYLYLQPLIFYPGYYPDDNGIYNQKFPFKTLAMVTSFLTNICISYLAKYLFESGTLPPKLDVFDAVVARHSEENMDKTILVKNENIKLDELALVKPRQSMTLSSTFTNKEAFLDVDSSPEGSGTEDNLQ
- the SLC5A7 gene encoding high affinity choline transporter 1 isoform X2; the protein is MRSKGYVTMLDPFQQIYGKRMGGLLFIPALMGEMFWAAAIFSALGATISVIIDVDVHISVIISALIATLYTLVGGLYSVAYTDVVQLFCIFVGLWISVPFALSHPAVADIGFTAVHAKYQKPWLGTVDSSEVYSWLDSFLLLMLGGIPWQAYFQRVLSSSSATYAQVLSFLAAFGCLVMAVPAILIGAIGASTDWNQTAYGLPDPKTTEEADMILPIVLQYLCPVYISFFGLGAVSAAVMSSADSSILSASSMFARNIYQLSFRQNASDKEIVWVMRITVFVFGASATAMALLTKTVYGLWYLSSDLVYIVIFPQLLCVLFVKGTNTYGAVAGYVSGLFLRITGGEPYLYLQPLIFYPGYYPDDNGIYNQKFPFKTLAMVTSFLTNICISYLAKYLFESGTLPPKLDVFDAVVARHSEENMDKTILVKNENIKLDELALVKPRQSMTLSSTFTNKEAFLDVDSSPEGSGTEDNLQ